A portion of the Podospora pseudoanserina strain CBS 124.78 chromosome 2, whole genome shotgun sequence genome contains these proteins:
- a CDS encoding hypothetical protein (EggNog:ENOG503P2P4; COG:S), which produces MPRQAQTLSVLARKMVSLSGWSFTAFPPFPATLLPNYAVWNATNESKNLTYQIGVSWPFEWQSRDVTNKTALTMYVTDGNAHGLTAAENFKRRKGVDSAQPDSIVVTIGYPLSNHVYDLTRRFVDLRPPLPDDPASDPPLSGADDFIAFINGTLRPWVQHTIFPSVTFTRDALYGHSFGGIFVVYALIAYPGLFDTYIAATPTMIWNNGLLLDEVTRRWGTGCVQQPVLLPCANETEAIETKPAVFITYGSAEQFPRRRRTETEEAFQERKTLWQSFKQTEVTQELFYRIQASRRVRDVTLKEYVGQDHAGVASSTIGDGIGYFVDW; this is translated from the exons ATGCCCCGGCAGGCACAAACACTGTCGG TACTTGCTAGAAAAATGGTTTCTCTGAGCGGCTGGTCCTTCACGGCATTCCCGCCATTCCCCGccaccctccttcccaactATGCTGTTTGGAATGCCACCAACGAATCCAAGAACCTAACCTATCAGATTGGCGTGTCCTGGCCTTTCGAATGGCAGTCGCGGGATGTCACCAACAAGACTGCTCTCACCATGTACGTCACCGATGGGAATGCCCATGGCCTCACCGCAGCTGAGAACTTCAAGCGGCGCAAAGGAGTCGATTCAGCCCAGCCAGACAGCATCGTCGTGACCATTGGTTACCCGCTCAGCAACCACGTCTACGATCTCACCCGGCGTTTTGTCGACCTGCGTCCGCCACTACCTGACGACCCCGCAAGCGATCCGCCGTTGTCGGGTGCTGACGATTTCATCGCCTTCATCAACGGGACCCTCCGCCCGTGGGTGCAGCATACCATCTTCCCATCTGTCACATTTACACGCGACGCTCTCTACGGTCACTCCTTTGGCGGCATATTTGTCGTGTATGCGCTGATTGCCTACCCGGGCTTGTTCGACACGTACATTGCCGCGACGCCGACGATGATCTGGAACAATGGATTGTTGCTCGACGAAGTCACACGGCGCTGGGGAACAGGATGTGTCCAACAACCGGTGCTGTTGCCATGCGCGAACGAAACCGAGGCCATAGAAACGAAGCCAGCTGTGTTTATCACCTATGGGTCGGCCGAACAGTTCCCCCGACGGCGGCGCACTGAGACGGAGGAAGCATTCCAGGAGAGGAAGACCCTCTGGCAGTCGTTCAAGCAGACAGAGGTGACGCAGGAGTTGTTTTACCGCATCCAGGCCAGCCGAAGGGTGAGGGATGTGACCCTCAAGGAGTACGTAGGCCAGGATCACGCAGGGGTGGCCTCGAGTACGATTGGGGACGGCATCGGATATTTTGTGGACTGGTGA